One Candidatus Eisenbacteria bacterium genomic window, GTTTTCGTCGCGCCCGATCACCGGCATGGCAGCCGGCGAGGTCGCACTGGCGATCGACTTCCGGGCGGCGGCGCCGCTGAGCCGTCTCTACGCCATCACCAACTTCGGGCAGCTGTACCTGATCAGCAATCCGAGCACCGGAGCTGCGGTCGCGGTCGGCCCGGGCGGCATCGCGATCAACGGCACCGAGGTCGGTCTCGACTTCAATCCGACCGTCGATCGCATCCGCCTGATCACCGACAACGAGCAGAACCTGCGCCTGCACCCGGATCTCGGAACCGTCGTGGCGACGGATCTGAGTCTCGCCTTCGCCGGCTCCGACGTGAACGCGGGCTCGAATCCGCAGGCCACCGGCGCCGCCTACACCAACAGCTTCGCGGGTGCGACCACGACGACGCTCTACGACGTGGACGCCAGCCTCGATGTGCTGGTCACGCAGCTGCCGCCGAACAACGGCACGCTCAACACCGTGGGCTCGCTGGGCGCGAACGTTGACACCCTGAACGGCTTCGACATCTCGGGCGCCACGACCACCGCCTACGCGGCCTTCCACGTGCCGGTGACCTGAACAGCGGCTTCTACACCCTCAATCTGGCGACCGGCGCGGCGACGTTCATCGGCTGGATCGCCTGCAACGAGCCGCTGCGCGGCCTGAGCGTCGACAACAACAATCCGACGCCGACGCAGAACTCGACGTGGGGGCAGCTCAAGTCGCTCTACCGGTAGAGCGGAGCGGAACGAAGCACGAACGCCGCGCGGCGCGAGCCACGCGGCGTTTCGTTCGTCACGGCGAGAGTCGGGAACTCAGCCCCTCGTCATCGCGATGATCGCGAACACCAGCACCAGCAACGCCTCGCCGGCGATGAAGCCCGAGGACAGCGGCAGGTTGAACGCGTCCTCGCTGCTGGGATGCGACTTCTTCCACGCCCACTGTGCGATTCCGCCGAGCACCATGGGCATCACCGCGAGGCCCGGCACCAGCATGCCGATGCCGACGCCGGTCGGCGACGGCAGGAAGCGGCGATGCTTCGGCTCGAAGACCGTGATGATCGCACCGACGACGACGGCAACGAGCAGCGCCTGGAAGCAGCCGGCCGGAAGCGCCGAGAAGCCCTGATTGAGCAGCTCGGCGAAGCCCGCCCACTTGACGCTGATCGGAGACGACAGGCCCTCGCCGCCGACGCCGTACTTGGCCTTGAGCGCC contains:
- a CDS encoding DUF4394 domain-containing protein; the encoded protein is MSSSPATFSSRPITGMAAGEVALAIDFRAAAPLSRLYAITNFGQLYLISNPSTGAAVAVGPGGIAINGTEVGLDFNPTVDRIRLITDNEQNLRLHPDLGTVVATDLSLAFAGSDVNAGSNPQATGAAYTNSFAGATTTTLYDVDASLDVLVTQLPPNNGTLNTVGSLGANVDTLNGFDISGATTTAYAAFHVPVT